From a single Metopolophium dirhodum isolate CAU chromosome 6, ASM1992520v1, whole genome shotgun sequence genomic region:
- the LOC132947528 gene encoding papain inhibitor-like yields the protein TVCFSPSVVFILVLSTAVHYACGDCWDTGCQLDSWLVKGCDEYGMKEIKRSPCDGGNVYSCCHQHNSVDTSLQLNKIGDLTYYELGLTACGQVYTNEDMVAAIAFGHFTTPNPNLDPMCGKRVKIVDPGTSKSIIVTVRDKCEGCKINDIDVSPSAFEKFKPKNVGRFKVAWDFI from the coding sequence ACCGTGTGTTTTTCTCCGTCGGTGGTCTTTATTCTCGTGCTGTCAACCGCCGTACATTACGCGTGCGGAGATTGCTGGGACACAGGTTGTCAACTGGATTCGTGGCTGGTCAAGGGCTGCGATGAGTACGGCATGAAGGAAATAAAGCGCTCACCATGCGACGGTGGCAACGTGTATTCATGCTGTCACCAACACAATTCGGTCGATACCTCGTTGCAATTAAACAAAATCGGAGACCTCACCTATTACGAGTTGGGGTTGACGGCGTGCGGCCAAGTGTACACAAACGAAGACATGGTTGCGGCGATAGCGTTCGGTCATTTCACGACGCCGAATCCCAATTTAGATCCCATGTGCGGAAAACGGGTGAAAATAGTCGATCCGGGTACGTCAAAATCGATCATTGTGACGGTGAGAGACAAATGCGAAGGCTGTAAGATAAATGATATTGATGTGTCTCCGTCTGcgtttgaaaaatttaaaccgAAAAATGTTGGCAGATTCAAAGTCGCTTGGGATTTTATTTGA